The DNA sequence ACCTGCTTTTTCAGTAAAAACTGAATTGGATGCATGAATGACTGATCAGCCTCATACAATGGCAATAGACAAGCCAAAGGAGGCATTATCATGATAGCAGGTATTCCAATATGGGTCTTTGCGGCGATCGGTTTAATTTTTTTCTCTGGTGTTATGGCCTTCCGAGCAATGCGTGCAGAACGGCAACTCGAAAATCAGTTTATTGAAAAAGAGGGCAATATCTTTATTGAACGAATGGAAGCAGAGCGGGCAGCACGCTCACAGCATGGACATGCCGGAGAAACACAATAGAGG is a window from the Aciduricibacillus chroicocephali genome containing:
- a CDS encoding sporulation YhaL family protein, with the protein product MIAGIPIWVFAAIGLIFFSGVMAFRAMRAERQLENQFIEKEGNIFIERMEAERAARSQHGHAGETQ